The genomic interval CATAGAGGTCGGGAACATCAACGAGATCGCCACCACCCAGGCCGACAAGTTCGAGGACCTGTCCAAGGCGCCCGGCGTCGACAAGTCGAAGTGGCTGGACTGGAAGTGGGCGCAGGCGTCCACCAAGGACGGGCGAACCGTCGCACTGGGTACGGACATCGGGCCGATGGGCATGTGTTACCGGAAGGACCTCTTCCAGAAGGCCGGGCTGCCGACGGACCGTGGAGCCGTCGGCAAGCTGTGGGCGGGCGACTGGCAGAAGTACGTCGACACCGGCAAGGACTACAAGGCGAAGGGCCCCAAGGGGACCACCTTCACCGACTCGGCGGCCGGTCTCTTCGCCGCCGTCAACAACGGCTATGCGGAGCGTTTCTACGACAGCGACGGCAATCTGATCCACAAGGACAGCCCGGCCGTGAAGACGGCCTGGGACCTGGCGATGCAGGCGGCCGAGGGCGGACTGACCGGCAGGCTCAAGCAGTTCGACAAGGCCTGGGACCAGGCGTACGCCAACGGGACTTTCGCCACCGTCTCCTGCCCGCCGTGGATGCTCGGTTACATCAAGGAGAAGGCGGGCAAGGGCGGCGAGGACAAGTGGGACGTCGCGGCGGCCCCGAAGCCCGCCAACTGGGGCGGCTCGTTCATCGGCGTACCCAAGTCGGCCAAGAACAAGGCAGAAGCGATCAAGCTGGCGGCCTGGCTGACCGCACCCGAACAGCAGGCGACGCTCTTCGACAAGCAGGCGAGCTTCCCCTCGACCCCGTCGGCGTACGACATGCCGGTCGTCTCGGGCGCCAAGAACCCCTACTTCGGTGACGCCCCGACCGGGCGGCTCTTCGCCGAGGCCGCCAAGGGCATCCCGACGCTGGTGATCGGACCGAAGGACCAGCAGATCGGCACCGCATTCGGTGATGTCGGCATCCTCCAGGTGGAGCAGCAGGGCAAGAGCCCCGAGCAGGGCTGGAAGGCGGCCCTGAAGGAGATCGACAACGCGGTGGACGGCTGATGCGTCCGTACACCGATCAGGCTGCGTCCTCCGCCACGGGGGACGCGGCCGCGGCCGGGCCGCAGCAGGCAGCGGTCGAGCGGCCGGGGGGCACCGACCGCCGCCGGCTGTGGCGGAGCAGGCGCTACCGCTGGGACATCAAGTACAGCCCGTACGCATTCGTCG from Streptomyces spiramyceticus carries:
- a CDS encoding extracellular solute-binding protein, which translates into the protein MRNSTRTARRAVTVAAVVALGAGLLGGCAEDSDEGGSGSGGGTKDGQGKTVIQIGTFGVFGYKQAGLYDAYMKLHPDVVIKEDVTERVDTYYPELLTHLAANSGLQDIQAIEVGNINEIATTQADKFEDLSKAPGVDKSKWLDWKWAQASTKDGRTVALGTDIGPMGMCYRKDLFQKAGLPTDRGAVGKLWAGDWQKYVDTGKDYKAKGPKGTTFTDSAAGLFAAVNNGYAERFYDSDGNLIHKDSPAVKTAWDLAMQAAEGGLTGRLKQFDKAWDQAYANGTFATVSCPPWMLGYIKEKAGKGGEDKWDVAAAPKPANWGGSFIGVPKSAKNKAEAIKLAAWLTAPEQQATLFDKQASFPSTPSAYDMPVVSGAKNPYFGDAPTGRLFAEAAKGIPTLVIGPKDQQIGTAFGDVGILQVEQQGKSPEQGWKAALKEIDNAVDG